CCCGCGGTGATCGTGTGGCTGGGTGTTGTCGAGCCCGGGGGGTAGACGTTGACTTTGTCGCCTTCACCGTCCGTTACCCAGAGGTTACCGGCCTTGTCAAAAGCGACGCCGATCGGCTCGGTGAGGTCCTGTAGATCGAGCGCTACAACAGTCGAGGAGCCGGCGGCGATCTCGAAGACCTGGCTCGCGCCAAAGTCCGCGACGAACAGATTTCCGTTCTTGTCGATTGCGAGGCCGAACGGATTCGTCAAGCCGCCGCCAGTGATCGTCAGCGATGGCGTGGTGGTGTGGAACGGATATTCGGTGATGGACGCCGGGTAATTGCTCACGTACAGCGTGCCGTTCTTGTCGATCGCAGCTCCAAGCGGATTGCTGATGCCGTCGGTGATCGTCACTGTGTGATTCGTGTGACCTTTCGGGTACTCCGTGATCGTGCTTTCGCCGCAATTGTTGGTGACGTACAGCCTACCGGCTTTGTCCATGGCCATACCGGTCGGGCAAACGATCCCGTCGGTGATCGTCGCGATCGGCGCGGAGTTCGAAGGAATTTTCTTGTGCTTGTAGATCGCGACTTGCTGGAGGTTCGAGTCGGACTCGAAGAGCAGCAGCGAAGTTGTCGGATATAGCGCGTCGGGTCGCGCCGGACTCGGGCTGCGGCGCGCCACGCGGGGCAAGAACGGCACACCGGTATGCACGAACAACGAGCTTTGCGTGTGCGCTCCCGGATGCAGCGCCTGCGACCGCGCAACTTGGTGCGCGGGCAACGAGCTTGGTAAGTTGCTGCCGCTGCATCCGGCAACGGCAAACAGCGCCGCCACGATTAGCAAACGGCGCACGTTCAAAATAGACATGCGAGGCCTCCTAAGGCTGGTGTCTCAGAGCCCGGCTTTTCGACAGCAGATATCCGCCTCCCGCCGCAACCGTGAATGGGTACCGACTAAAGCCCTACAGAGCGATGGGCATTTGACTCACCGTCTTCGAGAACGGGCCGGTCGAGCGAACCCGCTCCCTGAATCGGAATGCTTCGCGACTATCGGTGCATCGCTTGCCATTGCTCGAGGTTCACGCCCTTCACGATGAGCCACAGGCACAGCGACAGCTCCCCGATGAAGGCGAGCACGAGAATGGGAAAGATCGCATTCGCGAACGTGGGCGCAAGGTACAACGAAAAGCTATTGATCAGATAACTCAGAGAAGCAACGATCAGTAAAACGCCGATGGTCTTTGGGAAGTAGCCCGATCTGAAGATCAGATACCCGTAAACAAAGAGTGAACAACCGAAAAAAACGAGACTCGTGGCAAAACTGTAGTCATACGACTTAAGCGAAAGATACGCCAGAGCTTGCAGCTGATTTGGTTCAAATGCCCTTAGATAACTTGCGCTTCCAAGCGGAAACAAACCGGCAAAAAGACCTACGCTGGCCACGGCCTCAACTCCGATGCTCACCAAATTGAGAAACGCCGCGAACAACGAAAGCGAATTGCTCACCGGCCTGAGCAATAGGTACAAGATCACCGCTACCGCGACTGCACACACAAGCCATATCTGCTCGACGGCAATACTGAATCGGTAAAGCGACTCAGACGCCATGATATTGCCGGCGGTTGTTGACGCATCTCCCGATACGATGAGCTTGTCTCTGACAAAAATCTCAGCGAAGATGCCGGCGACTATGATGAAGAGATAAAGAAGCCCGCCGATTCTTGCATAGACCTGCGGCGAAGTTTCAACCCGGTGAACCGCCATGCCGCGCTCCTCAGCTGCATCGAATCCGCAATTGGCGGTGAGCCATTCTGCGCCTGACGCGTGCTATCATTTGCGGTTCCGCGCGGCTATTATATGTCGACGTTCATCATGTTGTCGAACGGCGTTAGGTTGTTGGGATGGTAGTTCTTGAGGTCTTTGTTGTACGCGAACATATCCACGCGAAGGTACGACACGATCGAGGGAACGTCGTAGACGAACTGCTGCATCAAGACTTTGAGGTCCGCGTTGCGCTGCGACGGCTCATAGTGTCCGAGGAGCGCCTCCATCGCACCCTGAGCGGTGTGATTGCACCAGTGCAGAATGTTTTGACCCGCGGGCGGGAACGATTCGCAGCCGTAAAGCGGCGAGTAATCGCCGATAGGATCGGCTGCCCATGCAAACGTGATGACGTCCCACTTGTTCCCGTATATGACGCCCCCTTGCTGCATCGCCGCGAACAGCAGGGAAGGCGGGTAATGCTGCACCTTTATACCGACGCCGATTCGATTCCAATCGTTGCGGAGGAGCTCGATTTGTTGGTCGAGATCGGGCCTTCCGCCTGGGACTGCAACGTTGAGGTTGAGCTTTATCCCATCCTTAGCGCGGATGCCGCCGGCGCCGCGCGTCCACCCGGCACGGTCGAGGAGTGTGTTTGCCTTCGCCGGGTCGTATGGCGTGGTTCCCAAGTCGACAAAATACGGAGCGGTCACAGGCGTCGCCGAATCTTGAACGACGCCGACGCCATGCTCGGCCTTGTCGACGATCTCTCGACGGTTGAGCGCGAGCCGGAGAGCCTGCCTTACCACCAGATCGGCAACGGCCGGATGCGTGACGTTGAAATCGAAGTGGTTATAGGCGTAGCTCGGCTGCCGGTAAACCGTATACGCTGTCTGCGCCTGGATGCGGGCGAGATATGCGCCGCTGAACTGATACCACATGTCGACATCGTGCGCTTCGAGTTGCGAAAGAAGCGCATCGTGATCCGGAATGATCTTGTATATTATCTTGTCCAGCTTTGGGCGCCCGCGCCAATATAACGGATTTTCAACTAGGACGACGTCCTTCGAACGGTCCCAGCGCTCGAATTTGAACGGCCCGATGCCGACCGGCAGCGAGTTGTACGGCACGTTGTTGATATTCGGATACTCCGCCAACAAGTGCTTGGGTAAAATGCACGCGTTCGCGCAGCAACTCGAGAAGAAGCTCACGATGGAAGGAGAGTACGGCTTTTTCAGATGGTAGACCACCGTGAACTTGTCCGGCTCGTCGACTTTGGCGATCT
This DNA window, taken from Candidatus Eremiobacteraceae bacterium, encodes the following:
- a CDS encoding DUF4386 domain-containing protein — its product is MAVHRVETSPQVYARIGGLLYLFIIVAGIFAEIFVRDKLIVSGDASTTAGNIMASESLYRFSIAVEQIWLVCAVAVAVILYLLLRPVSNSLSLFAAFLNLVSIGVEAVASVGLFAGLFPLGSASYLRAFEPNQLQALAYLSLKSYDYSFATSLVFFGCSLFVYGYLIFRSGYFPKTIGVLLIVASLSYLINSFSLYLAPTFANAIFPILVLAFIGELSLCLWLIVKGVNLEQWQAMHR
- a CDS encoding ABC transporter substrate-binding protein, which translates into the protein IAKVDEPDKFTVVYHLKKPYSPSIVSFFSSCCANACILPKHLLAEYPNINNVPYNSLPVGIGPFKFERWDRSKDVVLVENPLYWRGRPKLDKIIYKIIPDHDALLSQLEAHDVDMWYQFSGAYLARIQAQTAYTVYRQPSYAYNHFDFNVTHPAVADLVVRQALRLALNRREIVDKAEHGVGVVQDSATPVTAPYFVDLGTTPYDPAKANTLLDRAGWTRGAGGIRAKDGIKLNLNVAVPGGRPDLDQQIELLRNDWNRIGVGIKVQHYPPSLLFAAMQQGGVIYGNKWDVITFAWAADPIGDYSPLYGCESFPPAGQNILHWCNHTAQGAMEALLGHYEPSQRNADLKVLMQQFVYDVPSIVSYLRVDMFAYNKDLKNYHPNNLTPFDNMMNVDI